The following proteins are co-located in the Blastopirellula marina genome:
- a CDS encoding S1/P1 nuclease — protein sequence MNKMFRGLVAWLVLASMPMSCFAWGSGGHRIAAIMAWRSMKCETQEKLGKLLRQHPRSAQEFAIPAEVTALGEAAENEWLFAQATIWPDLIRGNRQFDRPTWHYIDLPLYLTEGDRAVMHGQLTVNMSPTLPEVIDNAELNAVQAIKLAAQNLRSQRSAADKAIDICWLNHLTTDLAQPNHTTALYSRLTFPDPAGDKGGNAIPVQPEKNLHAYWDGLLGWEISFAEARERASALLAEMKPHQAADAAELDPMQWVEQGHELAKAKVYSPQILQAAYEKEVGNTRRIETIVLSDEYQAESKKLAERQIARGAFRLAAMMDQLLADPPADCPTIETETTVTSSR from the coding sequence ATGAACAAAATGTTCCGTGGGTTGGTCGCGTGGTTGGTTCTGGCAAGCATGCCGATGAGCTGTTTTGCCTGGGGAAGTGGCGGCCATCGTATTGCCGCGATCATGGCCTGGCGCTCGATGAAATGCGAAACGCAAGAGAAGCTCGGCAAGCTGTTACGGCAGCACCCACGCTCCGCGCAAGAGTTCGCCATTCCGGCCGAAGTCACGGCGCTGGGCGAAGCGGCTGAGAATGAATGGCTGTTCGCCCAAGCCACGATTTGGCCTGATCTGATTCGTGGCAATCGGCAATTCGATCGGCCGACGTGGCATTACATCGATCTCCCGCTTTATCTGACCGAGGGCGATCGGGCCGTGATGCATGGTCAGCTGACGGTAAATATGTCGCCAACGTTGCCGGAAGTTATCGACAACGCGGAATTGAACGCGGTTCAGGCCATTAAGCTGGCCGCGCAAAATCTGCGCAGCCAACGGAGTGCTGCGGACAAGGCGATTGATATTTGTTGGCTGAATCATCTGACCACCGACCTGGCGCAACCGAATCACACGACCGCTCTGTACAGCCGACTCACTTTTCCCGATCCCGCTGGTGACAAGGGTGGCAACGCGATTCCGGTTCAGCCAGAGAAGAACTTGCACGCCTATTGGGACGGGCTGTTGGGGTGGGAGATCTCGTTCGCCGAGGCTCGTGAACGTGCTTCGGCGCTGCTTGCAGAAATGAAGCCGCACCAAGCGGCCGATGCGGCGGAACTCGATCCGATGCAGTGGGTCGAACAAGGGCACGAACTGGCGAAGGCGAAGGTCTATTCGCCGCAGATCCTTCAAGCTGCTTACGAAAAGGAAGTGGGCAACACGAGACGAATCGAAACGATCGTCCTCAGCGACGAGTATCAGGCAGAGAGCAAGAAGCTGGCCGAGCGTCAAATTGCTCGCGGTGCGTTTCGTTTGGCCGCGATGATGGATCAACTGCTGGCTGATCCGCCAGCGGACTGCCCGACTATCGAAACGGAAACGACGGTGACCAGCAGCCGTTGA